A single region of the Pseudomonas marginalis genome encodes:
- the gspK gene encoding type II secretion system minor pseudopilin GspK — translation MKSHSPTGAKQRGMAIISAMLIAAVVAVFAAGMLARQSVFTRSLEAEQARVQGSASLLGGLEVSRRLLRDAREQDVLTRLDQPWARPINAAQDGEFEGRLEDLQGKFNLRNLIAQESVDLGQMRSFERLCEMIGVEARLAQRISQRVIAAYPHRPVASTVGQPPPPLPATQPMLRSLDQLRGIEGLNERVLARLEHYVSILPVNTWVNSNTASAEVLAAVVPGLSWAQAKALVAERDRGQWFINRGDFVNRARLPNLNVDELNVGITSEWFLLQGQARRNQRRVHLAALLHRPEDAMPRVIWSRLGV, via the coding sequence ATGAAATCACACTCGCCCACAGGGGCGAAACAGCGCGGCATGGCGATTATCAGCGCGATGCTGATCGCGGCGGTGGTCGCTGTGTTCGCCGCCGGCATGCTCGCCCGCCAGAGCGTTTTTACCCGTTCACTTGAGGCCGAGCAGGCGCGAGTGCAGGGCAGTGCATCACTGCTGGGCGGCCTGGAAGTCAGCCGGCGATTGCTTCGGGACGCCCGCGAGCAGGATGTGCTGACGCGGCTTGACCAGCCATGGGCCCGGCCGATCAACGCCGCTCAGGACGGCGAATTCGAAGGCCGCCTTGAGGACCTGCAAGGCAAGTTCAACCTGCGCAATTTAATCGCCCAAGAGTCTGTTGATCTCGGGCAGATGCGCAGCTTTGAGCGGTTGTGCGAGATGATCGGTGTCGAGGCCCGCCTGGCGCAGCGCATCAGCCAACGCGTGATTGCGGCCTACCCACATAGGCCGGTTGCCTCAACAGTGGGGCAGCCGCCCCCGCCATTACCCGCCACCCAGCCGATGCTGCGCAGTCTTGATCAATTACGCGGTATCGAAGGCCTCAATGAGCGGGTCTTGGCACGGCTGGAGCACTACGTCAGCATTCTTCCGGTCAACACCTGGGTCAACAGCAATACGGCCAGCGCGGAGGTGCTGGCCGCGGTGGTGCCGGGTTTGTCCTGGGCGCAGGCCAAGGCGTTGGTCGCCGAGCGCGATCGCGGCCAGTGGTTTATCAATCGCGGCGACTTCGTTAACCGTGCGCGATTGCCCAACCTGAACGTGGATGAACTCAATGTCGGGATCACCAGTGAGTGGTTCCTGCTCCAGGGTCAAGCCCGCCGCAATCAGCGCCGTGTGCACCTGGCTGCGCTGCTGCATCGTCCGGAAGACGCAATGCCCAGGGTGATCTGGTCGAGGCTGGGCGTATGA
- the gspL gene encoding type II secretion system protein GspL, producing MTRLRLALPPLESLTSDTELEFAQLDRKGHVSHTGISTLGQLGQQVKSQAVECFLHPMDTVLTRIELPPLSASRIDAAVTCAAQALILGPSEQMHVAHSARDADGQVHLSWLPKAVLDRLDQLLGLHGLKLGGLYPAPYRLAVPAAGQVNGCVVEGQLLLRFTLAHGAVEPLVEDRLEALAATGESVLWPVDHQRWSGAAPGWGLHAGVGRRTAQAAGWGRALGCCALAVGVWVAGSTFTPPARLRKGSSSSSR from the coding sequence ATGACGCGCCTGCGTCTTGCCTTGCCGCCGCTGGAGTCCTTGACGTCGGACACCGAGCTTGAGTTCGCGCAACTGGACCGCAAGGGGCACGTCAGTCATACCGGCATCAGCACCCTTGGCCAGCTGGGACAACAGGTCAAGTCTCAGGCCGTCGAGTGTTTCCTTCACCCCATGGACACGGTACTTACGCGCATTGAACTTCCGCCGCTGTCAGCGTCCCGTATCGATGCGGCCGTTACCTGCGCTGCGCAGGCCTTGATCCTGGGGCCCAGCGAGCAGATGCATGTGGCGCACAGCGCTCGAGATGCCGATGGACAGGTGCACCTGAGCTGGCTGCCCAAGGCTGTACTGGATCGCCTCGATCAGTTGCTTGGCCTGCACGGATTGAAGCTGGGCGGCCTGTATCCAGCGCCTTACCGCTTAGCCGTGCCAGCGGCCGGGCAGGTCAATGGGTGTGTGGTAGAGGGCCAGTTGCTGCTGCGTTTCACCCTCGCCCATGGGGCGGTGGAACCGTTGGTTGAGGACCGTCTGGAAGCGCTCGCCGCCACCGGCGAAAGTGTGCTGTGGCCCGTGGACCATCAGCGCTGGAGCGGCGCTGCCCCTGGCTGGGGATTGCACGCCGGGGTCGGTCGGCGCACTGCACAGGCGGCCGGTTGGGGGCGGGCGTTGGGCTGTTGTGCGTTGGCCGTG